A genomic segment from Corythoichthys intestinalis isolate RoL2023-P3 chromosome 2, ASM3026506v1, whole genome shotgun sequence encodes:
- the kcng1 gene encoding potassium voltage-gated channel subfamily G member 1: MTLLAGDGSDYDYSALSCTSDTSFNHPLLQPPPLQEREARKGAFYKRAQPAPELASSQDPAFLSNARKFHAIINVGGMRYQLPWTTLEDFPLSRLGQLHLCSTFDEIMGICDDYDVTHNEFFFDRNPCAFRTILTFLRAGKLRSLREMCALSFREEMLYWGVPEESLEWCCRRRLLQRLEEFEAMERAAEEEALLQDLSDSDSGGHPAESHLSRFMTKLRDMVERPHSGLPGKIFACLSVLFVTITAVNLSISTMPALRQEEEAGTCSQMCYNVFIVETVCVAWFSLEFSLRFIQDRSKLTFLRQPLNLIDVLAILPYYITLLVDTTSKGERRPGSGGSYLDKVGLVLRVLRALRILYVMRLARHSLGLQTLGLTARRCTREFGLLLLFLCVAIALYSPLLYLIENEMATTQEFTSIPATYWWAVITMTTVGYGDMVPRSIPGQVVALSSILSGILLMAFPVTSIFHTFSRSYMELKQEQQRILQRRTHFMLRGHMPGLGSNLSLESDMLFPIGPSDNRDLDD, encoded by the exons ATGACCCTGCTGGCAGGTGATGGCTCTGACTACGACTACAGTGCCCTGAGCTGCACCTCTGATACCTCCTTCAACCACCCACTCCTTCAACCTCCACCCCTGCAGGAACGTGAAGCCCGCAAAGGAGCCTTCTACAAAAGGGCACAGCCGGCCCCTGAGCTTGCCTCCAGCCAAGACCCAGCATTTCTGTCTAATGCTCGCAAATTCCATGCCATTATTAATGTTGGCGGCATGCGCTACCAGCTGCCTTGGACCACTCTGGAGGACTTCCCATTGTCCCGCCTGGGCCAGCTGCACCTGTGCAGCACCTTTGATGAAATCATGGGCATTTGCGATGACTACGACGTCACGCACAATGAGTTCTTTTTTGACCGCAACCCATGCGCCTTCCGCACCATCTTGACCTTCCTGCGGGCAGGCAAGCTGCGCTCCCTCAGGGAGATGTGTGCCCTCTCATTCAGGGAGGAGATGCTTTACTGGGGTGTCCCAGAGGAAAGCCTGGAGTGGTGCTGCCGCCGGCGTCTGCTCCAACGTCTGGAGGAGTTTGAGGCCATGGAACGTGCCGCCGAGGAGGAGGCTCTTCTGCAGGATTTGTCTGATTCGGACAGCGGGGGGCATCCGGCAGAATCCCACTTGAGTCGTTTCATGACTAAGCTGAGGGATATGGTGGAAAGACCACATTCTGGGCTCCCCGGAAAGATCTTTGCTTGTCTTTCAGTGTTGTTTGTCACCATCACAGCTGTCAACCTCTCCATTAGCACCATGCCTGCCTTGAGGCAGGAAGAGGAGGCG GGCACATGTTCCCAGATGTGCTATAATGTTTTCATCGTGGAGACGGTGTGTGTGGCCTGGTTCTCCCTGGAGTTCTCCCTGCGTTTCATCCAGGATCGATCCAAGCTGACTTTTCTGAGGCAACCCCTCAACCTTATCGACGTGCTTGCCATCCTGCCCTACTACATCACGCTGTTGGTGGACACCACCTCCAAGGGCGAGAGGCGCCCGGGGTCGGGCGGTAGCTACCTGGACAAGGTGGGCTTGGTGCTGCGTGTGCTACGAGCTTTGCGAATCTTATATGTAATGCGGCTGGCTCGCCACTCACTGGGCCTGCAGACTCTGGGCTTGACTGCACGTCGTTGCACCCGTGAGTTTGGCCTGCTCTTGCTCTTTTTGTGCGTGGCCATCGCTCTGTACTCTCCACTGCTCTATCTGATTGAGAACGAGATGGCTACTACGCAGGAGTTCACCAGCATCCCTGCCACCTATTGGTGGGCGGTCATCACCATGACAACCGTGGGCTACGGTGACATGGTGCCCCGTAGCATCCCAGGTCAGGTGGTAGCCCTAAGCAGCATCCTGAGCGGCATCCTCCTCATGGCTTTCCCTGTTACCTCCATCTTCCACACCTTCTCTCGCTCCTACATGGAACTCAAGCAGGAGCAGCAAAGGATCTTGCAGAGGAGGACACACTTCATGCTGAGGGGTCACATGCCCGGCCTAGGGAGCAATCTCTCCCTGGAAAGCGACATGCTGTTCCCCATTGGGCCGTCTGACAACCGTGACTTGGATGACTAA